Proteins encoded in a region of the Melospiza georgiana isolate bMelGeo1 chromosome 2, bMelGeo1.pri, whole genome shotgun sequence genome:
- the RNF6 gene encoding E3 ubiquitin-protein ligase RNF6: MDRSRHRAGNGNDQAPSRERSGEGERQRQLERLSREEAYYQFINELNEEDYRLMRDRNLLGTPGEITAEELQQRLEGAKERLTSQSDLDNREGEGRTVGDSEVLGENSNGDSLLEWLNTFRRTGNATRSGQSGNQTWRAVSRTNPNSGEFRFSLEININHDHNSLETSGEEYVDIDATRLYVERRRQPVASSVAPRTRSMAAREANNEAARTRLLRRAMALRSEIVSHAVSGRLRSRTRELTDQTNHTTRSNSVAADEPREMLERGTSAGVRRGRPRTNVRMNTNQRLEILRLRSTLSSRSRSPLQRQGDAARSEEHSQRQDRNAQQVNRSRRQTAQASPQSTEEQARGNTQASQLSNVAPSLRTTSEEEEPGRPVAAARRHPTITLDLQVRRIRPGENRDRDSIASRTRSRVGMSENTVTFESDSGGFRRTISRSERAGIRTYISTIRIPLRRISETGLGEPSSVALRSILRQIMTGFGELSSLMETESNSEVQRGGHRLGDAQNNSSSANGSDPSGVLSRNRHAGDGSRERNGQRGGSQRSGRNHENQASRQSQDANNLVENGTLPILRLAHFFLLNEDDDDDRLRGLTKEQIDNLSTRNYGDVHTENEWSKTCSVCINEYATGNKLRQLPCTHEFHIHCIDRWLSENSTCPICRQPVLGSNATDNG; the protein is encoded by the exons ATGGATCGCTCCCGACACCGTGCGGGAAATGGCAATGACCAGGCGCCTTCCCGGGAGCGCAGCGGCGAAGGTGAGAGACAGCGGCAGCTGGAGCggctcagcagggaggaggcCTATTACCAGTTCATTAACGAGCTCAACGAGGAGGACTACAGGTTAATGAGGGACCGAAACCTGCTTGGCACTCCTG gAGAAATAACAGCAGAAGAGTTGCAGCAACGTTTGGAGGGGGCTAAGGAGCGTCTGACATCACAGTCTGATCTGGATAACAGAGAAGGTGAAGGTAGAACTGTTGGAG ATTCTGAAGTTCTTGGGGAAAACTCCAACGGCGACTCTTTGCTTGAATGGCTTAACACATTCCGTCGCACAGGAAACGCCACTCGCAGTGGGCAGAGTGGGAACCAAACCTGGAGAGCCGTGAGTCGAACGAATCCAAACAGTGGGGAGTTTCGCTTTAGTCTCGAAATCAATATAAATCATGATCATAACAGTTTGGAAACTTCTGGTGAGGAGTATGTTGATATAGATGCTACCAGACTGTATGTAGAAAGAAGACGTCAGCCAGTTGCCAGTTCAGTAGCCCCACGGACAAGGAGCATGGCTGCAAGAGAGGCAAACAACGAAGCTGCAAGGACCAGGCTTTTAAGACGTGCCATGGCATTAAGGTCAGAAATAGTCTCTCATGCAGTCTCAGGGAGGCTCAGGAGTAGAACAAGGGAGCTGACAGACCAGACAAATCATACTACACGAAGCAATTCTGTGGCTGCTGATGAACCAAGAGAAATGCTGGAAAGAGGTACTTCTGCAGGGGTCAGAAGGGGTAGACCTAGAACTAATGTCCGGATGAATACAAACCAAAGACTAGAAATTTTGCGGCTGAGGTCTACCCTTAGTAGTCGAAGCCGCTCCCCGCTGCAAAGGCAAGGTGATGCTGCTCGTTCTGAGGAACATAGTCAGAGGCAAGATAGAAATGCACAGCAGGTCAACAGAAGTAGGAGACAAACTGCTCAGGCTTCTCCACAGTCTACTGAAGAGCAAGCAAGAGGTAACACTCAGGCTTCCCAGCTTTCCAATGTAGCCCCATCCTTACGAACAACTTCAGAAGAGGAAGAACCTGGTAGGCCAGTAGCTGCTGCCAGAAGGCACCCAACAATTACACTAGATCTTCAGGTGAGAAGAATTCGTCCTGGAGAAAACAGAGACCGGGACAGCATTGCCAGTAGAACTCGTTCTAGAGTAGGAATGTCAGAAAACACAGTTACCTTTGAAAGTGACAGTGGGGGGTTTCGGCGCACGATATCCCGCTCAGAACGCGCAGGTATTCGGACCTACATTAGCACTATACGGATACCTCTCCGTCGGATTTCAGAGACTGGGCTCGGGGAACCTTCATCGGTGGCTCTTCGATCAATCCTTAGACAGATAATGACAGGCTTTGGAGAACTGAGTTCTTTAATGGAAACGGAATCTAATTCAGAAGTGCAAAGAGGTGGCCATCGCTTAGGAGATGCACAGAATAACTCAAGTTCGGCAAATGGCAGTGATCCCAGTGGGGTTTTGTCTAGAAATAGACACGCAGGagatggcagcagggaaagaaatggACAGAGGGGTGGTAGTCAACGCTCTGGGCGCAATCATGAGAACCAAGCCAGCAGGCAATCTCAAGATGCAAACAACCTAGTGGAGAACGGAACACTGCCCATCCTTCGACTTGCCCACTTCTTCCTGCTgaatgaggatgatgatgatgatcgTTTAAGAGGTTTAACCAAAGAGCAGATTGACAATCTTTCTACACGGAACTATGGGGATGTTCACACTGAAAATGAATGGAGTAAAACGTGCAGTGTTTGCATtaatgaatatgcaacagggaATAAGCTAAGGCAGTTACCTTGTACGCATGAGTTTCACATTCATTGTATTGATCGCTGGCTTTCTGAAAACTCCACTTGTCCAATTTGTCGGCAGCCAGTTCTGGGGTCTAATGCCACAGATAATGGCTAG